The genomic DNA GACCTGATCCGCATCATCAGTCTGGCCGAGAAGATCTGGGATGTTTCGCTCGACCCGGCATTGGCCGTGCTCGACCAGTTCAATTGCGCTGCGGCGCTGCTCGACTGCCGCGGCGGCGTGACGCGTTCCAATGTACATGCAGATGCCCTGTTCGGTTCCGGTCTCATGATCCGCCATGGCCGCATCCATGCAGCCGACCGAGAGAGCGATTCCAGCCTGCAGCGCATGATTGGTGCGGCCGTTTCCAGTGCGCGGGACAAAGCGTTCCAGAGCGAGCCGGCCGTCATCACCCGTGACGGGTCGTTCTGGCTACTGGCCGAGATCGTGCCGATGACGTCATTCGTGCACGATCTGTTCAATGGCGGCGACTTTCTGCTTTGCTTCACCGATCCTGTCAGCGAACGGGCGCCGCCGGCGTGGTTGCTCCGGCATGCTTTCCAACTGACCCCGGCCGAAGCGCGACTGGCTTCCAGCCTCGCCACCGGCTGCGGGATCGAGGCGGCGAGCGAGCGATTGGCGATCGGCCACGAAACCGCCCGAACCCAGCTGAGGGCAATCCTCGACAAAACGGGAACGCATCGCCAGGCCGAGCTCGCGGCACTGCTGTCGCGCTTGCGAGTGCCTTCAAAACCCTGATTGACGCCCTCACCCGTTCGGGTGAAGCGCGCATCCGTCTGCCAGCGCAGATTTCCTTATCCGATTGCCGAACCGTATGGCGCCGCGCCGCGACGGATGGCAGCAATGTTAGGCTGGAAGAACAGACTCGCCCCGCCCAAGAGATCGAGGCCGACAGGATGTCTCTTGGTCTTGTCGCTCCTTGTCAGCAGCCCCTGCTCGCCAATAGCGGCCGGCGGGCTCCGAAAACCCGACGTCGACCTCGAACTGGTGCTTGCCGTCGACGTCTCTTCCTCGATGAGTCTCGCCGAGCAGCGGGTTCAACGCGACGGCTATATCAGCGCATTCCGCCACCCCGACCTTGAACGGGCCATAGGATCGGGGGCGCGCGGCGCGATCGCGGTGTCTTACCTTGAATGGGCCGGGCCAAAGTATCAACGCGTCGTTCTGCCATGGACGACTATCAGCAGTGCTGGGGATGCAAAGCGTTTCGCTGATGCCCTCTCCGCAAAGCCGATCGTCGCGGAAGCGGGTACCTCCATTTCCGGTGGGCTGCTGGCGGCGGCCGGCCTGTTGGCGCACAGCCAGGCGGCAGGCGAGCGCAGGGTAATCGACATATCCGGCGATGGCCCAAACAATGCCGGCTTGCCGGTGCGGCCCATACGGGAGATGCTGACGGGCCTGGGGATCACCATCAACGGCCTGCCAGTGTCTCTGCCGCATGAAGGCTCCAGCAGCTATCAATCCTTTGCCCCGCGATATCTTTCCTCGTACTACGAGAATTGCGTCATCGGCGGGCCGGGCGCATTCGTGATCGGAATTGACGATCTCGCCATGTTTGAAGCAGTGATCCGTCGAAAGCTGCTTCTGGAGATCGCAGGACTGCCCGCGCGGCCCAGACTCGTTTCCTATACCCAGCCAGGCTCCCCTGCATTCGACTGTTCGATGCCTGGAACTGTTGCGCGCTAGCTGGTTGATGGCGACCTGCTCCGCCGGCAGGCAGACGCCATCAAAGCCGGGCCTACGGATCAACTGTGAATTCGGTCCACATGCCGGCTGCATAGTGACCTGGCTGGTTGCAGATCAGCAGATACTTTCCAGCCTTGAGATTGACCATCAACGTGCCTGACGCGCCGGGTTTGAGGTCCGACACCTCGCCCTTGTCGCCGGCCTTGTCTTCTTCAACGCGGTTCTGGGCGTTGATGTACGGAAGCTGCCGGCCGGGATTTGCAAGGTGGATGACGATCATTTCGTGGACCCTGTCCTTGGAGTCATTCTTCACATTGAATGTGACTTTTCCGGCCTTCACTTCTGGGGGCGAAACCTTGATGCCCATGGTCGCCTTGGCGGTATCGACGCTTGGCATCGCATAAGCGAGCCCGATCGCCATCGTTGTCGTCGCGCCTTTGTCCCACAGCGAGACATTGACAACCGATGCGGCCTGAGCGGCGCTTGCGCCTCCCGCTATCAGCATTGCAGCAGTCAGCCCAACCGCCGCTCGTATTGATGTGCGTTTCATGGTGACCTCCATCCAAACGACAGCGGGTGCGGCGTTCGTCAATCCGCAGCGTTGCAAACCCGGCAGGACGCCTCGGCGGCCAAGCTGCCCACAATGGGGGGATGTCCGGCAGGGGCGTTTTCCTGCCGGCATCGAAAGTTCTGCACCGCCGCTTAGCCTTCGCTGCGGAGTGTGACGTTACTTCGTTGACGTCACTTCGCTTGGCGCTCTTTCACATTCGCATGATCGTTCGCCGCGTCCGTGTCGGTGGCCGGCGTCTTGGTCTCCTCGCCGGTGAACGGACTGCCTTGTCCAGGCGCGAGGTCGCCGCTATGGCCGGCCTTGTTGGTCTGGTAGGGCTGGCTGTCAAGACTGAGGCCATGCTGTGTGGCATTGAACAGGTGGTCGTCCGCCTTCGCAATGCCGGCGAAGGCAATCAGCGATACACCCGCGGCAGCAAGGATGAGCGCGTGCTTTTTCATTTCTGGTCTCCTTTGAGTGGCCAGATCGATCCGCGCATTCGGTCCGGCGGTTTTGCCTGCCCGCCATATGAGAGGTAACGCGTCCGCAGTGCGGATTATTCCGGGAGATCGCGGGATATTGGCCGACGCGACGTCTCAAAAGGTCGGCGCGGCCTCAGCTCGCGGCGCTGAAGCGCAGGATGTCGCGGCCGTCCTTGTCGGCGATTGTGAGCTTGCCGGCGTCGATCCGGTAGGAAACAGCCTTGGTCAGCGCGTCGAACAGGGCCTTCTCCTCAACCATGACATCCTGTGCGCAGGCCATGCGAGTCGAGCCGATGTCGCCGATGGCGATCCTGTGCCCTGCCACCGTGGCGGTGGCGAAGTAGGTATTGCACGGGCCCTTGCCGCCGGCCTTGCCGGCCTCGCTGATGCGGAACGTCGCCCGCGGCTCGGCGATCGCGCCGATGCCGTCGATATATTCGACGAGCCAACTCTGGCCGTACAAGGCCGCGGCGTCCGGTTCGGCGGCGGGCGCAGCCATTTTCAGCACGACGGTCTGCGGCTTGCCATCCAGCGGATCGACCTGGTGGCGGGTATCGGTGACAAACAGCAGCCGGTCGTCGACGGTGATGCGGGCCTGCAGCGCATAGGTTCTGCCCGGCTTGATCGCTTGGGGATCGAAGCTGATCTCGAATTTGATCGGCACCTGGCCGGCCGGCACGATCTTGCGCTGGCCGATGATCGTCGCCGGCGCATCGGCCAGCGAAACATCCACGAGCTCGACCGAAAGCACCGCATCGGGCGGCAGCGCGATGCGCTCGTGATAGGTCGCCTCGCCGGCAATCGTCTTTTCGGCGGCACTGGTCAGCCCCGGCACGGCAAGCACGCCGACCACCAGCGGCACGAGGCCGAAGATGAAGAATTCCGCAATCCTGTCCAGCATGAGATTGCTCCGCCAAGCAAATCAACCGGTTTGCAAGGTCGGGACGGATTGCGGTCAATCAATGACCGCGGCCGGAGTTTATCCGCCTGGCGTCTTCCAGCGGCCGGCAGCTTCGTCGTCGGCTTCCTTTGCCTCGACCCAGCCGCCTTCGGAGCCGTCTGCGCGATGCTCCTTCTTCCAGAAGGGCGCGCGCGATTTCAGATAATCC from Mesorhizobium sp. M1E.F.Ca.ET.045.02.1.1 includes the following:
- a CDS encoding sulfocyanin-like copper-binding protein, encoding MEVTMKRTSIRAAVGLTAAMLIAGGASAAQAASVVNVSLWDKGATTTMAIGLAYAMPSVDTAKATMGIKVSPPEVKAGKVTFNVKNDSKDRVHEMIVIHLANPGRQLPYINAQNRVEEDKAGDKGEVSDLKPGASGTLMVNLKAGKYLLICNQPGHYAAGMWTEFTVDP
- a CDS encoding YbaY family lipoprotein yields the protein MLDRIAEFFIFGLVPLVVGVLAVPGLTSAAEKTIAGEATYHERIALPPDAVLSVELVDVSLADAPATIIGQRKIVPAGQVPIKFEISFDPQAIKPGRTYALQARITVDDRLLFVTDTRHQVDPLDGKPQTVVLKMAAPAAEPDAAALYGQSWLVEYIDGIGAIAEPRATFRISEAGKAGGKGPCNTYFATATVAGHRIAIGDIGSTRMACAQDVMVEEKALFDALTKAVSYRIDAGKLTIADKDGRDILRFSAAS
- a CDS encoding response regulator transcription factor — its product is MAANRGIASAIEDCYDAAFEFGRWPRALQNLADSLGVTSCAIRTHDNTHPFRSDQRKRTRPTPDSLEHAEFTELWVENARDAPDPHPEREPRLPKPAPYFTVEDEISTPEERKLLPYYQEIARPGHRELWAAVVFPVRRRKWVLSMYRDATRSDPFDTSEADHFLRVAPDLIRIISLAEKIWDVSLDPALAVLDQFNCAAALLDCRGGVTRSNVHADALFGSGLMIRHGRIHAADRESDSSLQRMIGAAVSSARDKAFQSEPAVITRDGSFWLLAEIVPMTSFVHDLFNGGDFLLCFTDPVSERAPPAWLLRHAFQLTPAEARLASSLATGCGIEAASERLAIGHETARTQLRAILDKTGTHRQAELAALLSRLRVPSKP
- a CDS encoding DUF1194 domain-containing protein, which translates into the protein MSLLVSSPCSPIAAGGLRKPDVDLELVLAVDVSSSMSLAEQRVQRDGYISAFRHPDLERAIGSGARGAIAVSYLEWAGPKYQRVVLPWTTISSAGDAKRFADALSAKPIVAEAGTSISGGLLAAAGLLAHSQAAGERRVIDISGDGPNNAGLPVRPIREMLTGLGITINGLPVSLPHEGSSSYQSFAPRYLSSYYENCVIGGPGAFVIGIDDLAMFEAVIRRKLLLEIAGLPARPRLVSYTQPGSPAFDCSMPGTVAR